In Euphorbia lathyris chromosome 2, ddEupLath1.1, whole genome shotgun sequence, the sequence ATGATATCACAAAAGATACTTTTTGAAACCCCGTACAATCTAACAATTTCTCTAAAGAACAACTTAACAATAGTGGAGGAGTCATTGGTCTTGCGGCAAGGTAGGAAATGTGTCCTCTTTAAAAACCTTTCCACCACTATAAAGACAGCGTTCATTCGTTGTTGGGTTCTCGGGAGACCTAGAACAAAATCTATGGAAAGGACTCTACTGGTAGGTTTGGTAGAAATTCAACTATTGGTGTTCGCCACTAGAATTGATGTACTCATTACTAATTAGACTTTCAGACATTGTATTTCCTGTCATTAAATCCACTTTttctttaattgatttataagggtaaattacatacgtggtgtacaacctttaccccaaatcacactttggtgtacaaccaaaattttgtcacactaaaccgtacgaactttaggtgacctcccactaaagtgtacagccggtttttgtgaccggtcaacactggtcaactatgccacgtcagtatttttcattatagaattaaaaaaagtgggacccactttTTATGGAATGACTAATATAACCTTATTCTTTGTAAATTTACTAAAATactctcatcttcttccttcaacacatctctcccatttctctctctcacttCTCTCTCTATCATTTCTCTCTCAACCTGTTCAACCCTCTCTACCATTaagaattagaataaaaaaaaagataagatttctctctctctctctttctttcccTCTCATAAATATCtcttaaaagaaaaagagttgAACGGGGTTGAAATTATATACTTGTGTTGAAAAGCATACACAACTactttctcttcttttcttctcttttctaaTTTTCATGAAAAAGCAAACCAGGGAATTGACGTTCCTACAATCCGGTGACCGTCTCCGCCACAATCCAGTTGTTCATTTTTCTCAAAACTCCATGGATCTAACCAAGTTAATGATTAAAGAAGTCGATTTCTTCTCCACCGATCACAAATTGACGACTCATGGTCGAGAGATGAAGGATATTTCGTCGACGTCAACTGTTGTTCTTGATTCCGGTTCCGAAGGGGTAAACGTAAGATTTCAATTCAATATACACATATGTTGCTTAACGTTTTAAAGTTACCAATGGTTTAATACTATTCATTTGTTACAGACTGGACTGAATCTGGTCATGACTCCCAGCAGAGAAACAGGAATTAAATTGCCCAATAATGAAGTGAGTTTTCGCGCGATCACTTGTAATTTTGAATTCATTTCACCCGAGTGTTTTTCTTGAGATTTAAATGAATATATATGGTTTTACAGGCAAGGAAAATGGAGGTTGAGTTAGAGAGACTGCATGATGAGAATAAGAAGCTCAAAAGATTCTCAGAGGAAAATTCATGGCAACTGTATGGGAGCTTCAACTTTTTGTGGAAAAACacccaaaaaaaaagagagagaacaaaaaaaaagagagaaatctgattttttttattctaattcttaatggtagagagagaaatggtagagagagtagtgagagagaagatgtagagagagaaatggaggAGAGGGGttcaaggaagaagatgagggtattttagtaaatttataaagaataaggttatattagtcattccataaagagtgggtcccacttttttttaattctacactgaaaaatgctgacgtggcatagttgaccagcgttgaccggtcacaaaaaccgaatgtacactttagtgggaggtcatctgaagttcgtacggtttagtgtgacaaaattttggttgtacaccaaagtgtgatttggggtaaaggttgtacaccacgtatgtaatttaccctgatTTATAAATATAAGCTCCACATCTATCGCACAAATTGATATATAGTCGAAATATATCTagttggatcctcaaacccctCTTCTATAGCCTCCTTTGGATCTATAAAATAAAGGAGATGTCGCTCAACCTTTAGAGGAGTATTGGAGGAAGATTTTGATGCTTCGTATACCTGCTAAGATAAAATTCTTTTTATGGAAAATCTGCAATAAAATTCTTCCTACTAGAATATAGCTGCGTAGTCGATCAGTTCAAGTCAATGGGATCTGCGCTCTCTATAATCTCGACATGGAGCACAACTGGCCTCTATTTTCAAGATGCTCTTATGCATAGTAATGTTGGTCTGAGGCGGGTCAGATAAAACCAGGAGAGGAGTGGGAGACAATTACGGATTGGCTAGTTTAAATCGATCAGATGAGGAAATTGTCCCTGCTAGCTTGGTCCTTTGGACTATTTGGCGTCAACGAAATCACAAGGTCTGGCAGGGGTTCGTTGATACACTAGTGAGGGCTATCTGTATTTTGCGTCAATTCCTAGATGACTGTATCGCGACACAGATACGATCAGTTCAGGTGTACTCGCAGGGAAGAAATGCAGAAACTTCATACAACAGTAGGTGGGCTCGCCCATGTCCTAGGAAGTTCAAATGCAATTCGGAGAGATGATGGATCGCTTCTTGCTCTTCATAGCCGAATTCTTCCCGGGATTACGGATGTCCAGATTATTGAGGCTATTGCGCTGCGTGAAGGTTTGACATGGGCGTTCTCTTTGTGTCTTAATAATATTGAATTCGAATTAGATGCTCAATTGGTTGTGTAGGCTATTAATACCAAAGTTCGAAGATATAGGGAATTTGGAGAGATTATACAGGATTGTTTAGAAATTTTACAACAGTGACCTGATTGCTCGGTTGCTTATGTTCCTAGATTAGCGAATGGTGCAGCTCATGCGATTGCTCAAAGTGCACATTCCAATGCTAATTCTTTTATGTCTTTTGTGATCCCTTCTTGGTTGGAATGTGTTTATGTAAGGATTCTTCTGGTATTGAATAAATAGATattttgcttcaaaaaaaatgatctataattatatcaactaataattttaattatgtcaaactaaataaattattatctttaatatattttaaaaattaaagttaatatattacgagtctatgatatattttttaaagtttaggatttatgaattgggatctagaatttttaaattaatgtattttttttaagaaattaagatataaaatcatattttatttataatatatataaaaataacatatttaaaattaattttgataatatgattttattgtaattttataatttttttttttatataaaagcctaaatatataaaaaccaGATCAAAACTACAATATTTTGGCTTGGGCCAggtaaaaacaaaattaagCCCAACCTAACAATTATTTCAAGGGAAAATACTTTGCCACTGATTATATGTGAATTGAACCCTCACGCTCATGCACACACGTTAAATagaaattttcagataaattttGGCAAGTAAGAGTCAATAAGACCTTTTTTGTTCAgagaataaaaagaaataaaataagaagGAAGAAAGAATCATGATATTTTATTTATGACCCACATGAAGTTGTACGACAAGGGATGCAAGGTGATAGTAAAACGTTATCATGTTCTATTAttcctaatttaaaaaaaaaaaaaaaagaaaaacatgaaataCAGATATTAGCGTAACATCATTCTCAAAACAACTCATTGTCACACCGTACACTTCATTAGTACATGATTAAACTGCATGAAAGTAACATGTTATTAACTTCTTTTAGAGTCCAATACCAACACTATATCTATACATATATCCCAACCCCATTAACTCATCATTAACCCATAATTAACAACACAAAATGTCTAATTACATGACAATGTGTTACGCTTTATTCCTGATAAtgtttttatcaagtttaaaaGCATCAAATGCAGATTATAATGTGGTTAGTTTCGGTGCGAGATCGGACGGACGGACAGAGTCGAGTGCGGCATTTCTCAAGGCGTGGGCATCTGCGTGTAACTCGAGGACGGCATCCACGGTGTATGTTCCGAAGGGGAATTATTTGGTGAAGCCGATAAGGTTTAATGGGCCATGCAAGAGTAAGATATTGTTTAGGATTGATGGTAAGATAATAGCACCAACTAATTATTGGTCATTTGGAACATCTGGATTTTGGATACTGTTTTATAAGGTTAGTAGAGTTACTATCTATGGAGGTATTGTTGATGCTAGAGCTTCTTCTTTTTGGGCTTGTAAGATTGCTGGCAAGTCTTGTCCTCCTGGAGCTAGGGTACGTTCCTAACCATATCATTTATTAATACAATATCTTCATTTTCTAACTATTTTGGAATAAATTATCAATTTGACTttgtttaaataaatattagatatcaattcacttttttttatttaatatttttattaaattattccCAAAAATGTTTTGGGTCAATAGTATAGTGGCTGGAAGTAAGCACCTAATGGAGTTTCCGAGCTGGCACTCCATCTGTTGGGAACCATCACTCTTTTAGAGGTGGTTCGAACTAGAGCTAGTTGAGTCGAGAGTTGGTCTGTTCATGCTTGACTCGACATAAAATAGACAAGTTCGAATTCAAGCTCAAGTGTAACATTTTGTTGTGTGTTGTTAGCAAGCTGCTCCTGTTAATTTTGTTCATGAATTTTACTCATGAACAGCCGGTTAATTATGTTTCTTTAACACAAATTATGTAGATTTAAGACATACAAAATTAAAGTTCCACACATAACTAAGTAGTTTACATTTCTCCTTTATAAaattactattattaaaaaaaaatcaaatcaagCTTTTTGTTTATGAACATTATATTTGAGTTTGTTCATGAACCCATGACCAAGCCTGCTCTCAAGATTTCAAGTCTGAGTTTCTTTGTGTTCAAACTTTGTTCATCTATGAATCGAGTCAAACACGATTGAGTTTTTATCGAGCCGAGCCGCTTGACTCATTTATAGCCCTAGTTCCAACCTTCGTGATGATAGAATGCTGACAACTTCATTTATTGATAGAATTTCAAATACATAGTAGGATGAATATGTATTGTACACGTTTTAAGTATAAGGGCATTCCGGCAAAGTGCTATATgtcagagataataataaaagttattctCAAAAATTTGTTGAATTAGATTCTCTAGACTGTAATTGGCTTGTTAATCTAATCAATAgacaaatttattaattattttaaattttgtaattatgtcttaacaaattcattaagtaaaggATGCTGAATACATATGTTTGGATGTTGAATTAAGTGCAGTCCATAACATTTTTGGGATCAAGTAACGTGATAATCAAAAGATTAACAACAATCAACAGTCAGCTATTTCACATTGCTGTTGGACAAAGCTGGAACATTATGTTCCAAAACCTCAAGATAATTGCTCCAAGTTGGAGTCCAAACACCGACGGAATCCACATCCAATCTTCCTTTGGAATTACCGTCAGAGATAGCACTATAATGACAGGAGATGACTGCATTTCACTTGGCCAGGGCTCCAAAAATATCTGGCTTCAACAAATCGCCTGTGGCCCCGGACATGGAATCAggtatcctttttttttttttttttttaattaccttGCTATTATCAAAATTATTGTTCTAAATTGTGTTTTTTCTGCAATATAGTATTGGGAGTTTAGGTTTGTACAAGCAAGAAGAAGGGGTCCAAAATGTGACAGTAACAGGAGTAGTATTCACAGGAACTACAAATGGAGTTCGAATAAAATCATGGGCTAGACCCACAACTAGTTTTGCTAACAACATTCTTTTCAGAAACATTGTCATGAAAAATGTCTATAATCCTATCCTCATTGATCAACGTTATTGCCCGAGCGGCCAAGGTTGTCCTAATCAGGTAATTTTCACTTAATTTCACTTGATTTTGTTTCAAAAACGTTGTGTAAATGGTAGGTGTTTGTGCACAGAGTTCAAGCTCAAAGATAAGTGGGGTGACATATCAGGACATAAGAGGAACATCAGCATCAAAAGTAGCAATCAATTTTATATGCAGTAAAAATACACCATGCAAAGGACTCAAATTGAAGAATATAAAGTTGACATATTTGAACAGAGGAATGGCATCTTCTTCTTGCACTAATGCACATGGCGGATCTAGTGGACTAGTCATTCCTGGAAGTTGCCTGCGaccataaaattatatattcttaatTTGTTTCTTTCAAGATTTCAGGGCCTTATTGATGTGTTTATTTTctgtttgtatatatatgtattttatttgattttttcatAATAAATGCTTTACATATAAATtgttgtatttatttaatttgtgACTTCAAATTGTTTGTAAAGGATATATATGTAACAAGGGGCGACATATATAAGTTATAAGACATGTTTATCAAATTCCTGTTTTGTGATATGTTGAATGGGGTTTAGTGcaattttttctttcctttatgcAGCACAATAGAAACAATTTTCTTAACAACATTGACGAGGGAAATCATTCTTAAAATTTGGAATACTAATATAAAATTGACTGTTTAATGATATGTTACTCAAcattaaattataatattatttgatGAGGGCATCCATTCTCTAAGCCCGAGCCCGGAGCCAAGAGACGAGAACAATGAGAACCGGGGAAACCAGtccagtacgcggggcgtactcaccaaggcgcggggcgtgaagggacCAGCTTTCGAAGATTTGCCCAGAAGCTCGGGAACGCAGGGTGTACATCTATGCGCGCGGGGCGTGGATTCGGCATTGGAGAAGAAACCATCCTAGGaggt encodes:
- the LOC136216924 gene encoding polygalacturonase-like, which encodes MSNYMTMCYALFLIMFLSSLKASNADYNVVSFGARSDGRTESSAAFLKAWASACNSRTASTVYVPKGNYLVKPIRFNGPCKSKILFRIDGKIIAPTNYWSFGTSGFWILFYKVSRVTIYGGIVDARASSFWACKIAGKSCPPGARSITFLGSSNVIIKRLTTINSQLFHIAVGQSWNIMFQNLKIIAPSWSPNTDGIHIQSSFGITVRDSTIMTGDDCISLGQGSKNIWLQQIACGPGHGISIGSLGLYKQEEGVQNVTVTGVVFTGTTNGVRIKSWARPTTSFANNILFRNIVMKNVYNPILIDQRYCPSGQGCPNQSSSSKISGVTYQDIRGTSASKVAINFICSKNTPCKGLKLKNIKLTYLNRGMASSSCTNAHGGSSGLVIPGSCLRP